The stretch of DNA AACTATGTACCAATTCCCTGTAATTTCAAACGTCGGGATCAGCAATCGGTCGGTCAGCGCTGGCAGCGGGGGCAGTAGACCGTGGAACGCTGGCCGAGGCGGATTTCCTTCAACGGCGTGTCGCAGTGGCGGCAGGGCTCGCCGCCGCGCCCGTAGACGTTGAGAGACTGGGCAAAGTAGCCCGGTTTGCCATCGCTGTTGATGAAGTCGCGCAGGGTGGTGCCGCCCATGAGGATGGCGGCGGTGAGGATCTCCCGGATGGCTTCCACCAGGCGCATCATGCGCGCCTTGCCCACCTTGCCGGCGGGGCGCTTGGGGTGGATGCCGGCCATGTACAGGGCTTCGTTGGCGTAGATGTTGCCCACGCCGACGACGATTCGGCTGTCCATGATGAACGTCTTGATCGCCGTGCTGCGGCCGCGGGACTGGCGGTAGAGCTGATGGCCGGTAAAGGCCACCGGGTCCAGGGGCTCCGGGCCCAGGTGGCTGATCAGCGGGTGGGCGTCCGGGTCGTCGCTCCACAACCAGGCGCCGAAGCGCCGCGGGTCGTTGTAAAGCAGCCGGTGATTGTCGCCCAGGTCCAGCTCCACGTGGTCGTGGGTCAGTCGCGGACTGCCGTCGGTGACGATGCGCAGACTGCCGGACATGCCCAGGTGGATCATCAGCGTGCCACTGTCGAAGCGCACCAGCAGGTATTTGGCGCGGCGGTCGACCTCTCGCGCCAACTGGCCGGTGAGGCGCTGGGCCAGGTCGTCGGGGATCGGCCAGCGCAGGCGCGGTTCGTGCACCTGGACCGAGCGGATGGTGCGCTGCTCCAGGAACGGGGCGATGCCGCGACGGGTGGTTTCGACTTCGGGGAGTTCGGGCACGGGAATATCCTTGCGGGACCGGTCAGCTGAGGGCGGATTGTCGCCCACCCGGCGCCAATGTCAATGCGGCGCATCCGCCACAATTCGTTACCGGGGCACACAATCGGCAATCGCCGGCAACGCGCCGGTGCAGGCGGTCACAGAAGCAATCTGTTTCCTATTCGACCCTTGTTGTAGCTTACAGGTGTCAGCTAGACTGCGAACAGTTCAGGGGCTCATCCAATCAACGACAATGACCGGAAGCCACTGAGAACGTCAGGTTCCCACGGCGGGGAGATAAGGATCGTCTTTTCGCGCTCGCTATTTCTCTGAGGACATTACCTATGTGGTACAACGGTCTCCTGGACCTTTCGGCCTGGCAGCTGGTGCTGGTCGTTCTGGCCATGACCCACGTGACCATTGTCAGCGTCACCCTGTATCTGCACCGCCATTCCGCGCACAACTCGCTGGATCTGCACCCCGTGCTGTCGCATTTCTTCCGTTTCTGGCTGTGGTTGACCACCGCCCAGAATACCAAGGAATGGACCGCCATCCATCGCAAGCACCACGCCACCTGCGAGACCGAAGAGGATCCGCACAGTCCGGTGGTCAAAGGCCTGAAGAAGGTGCTGTCCGAGGGCGCCGAGCTCTACCGGGATGCGGCCACGCCGGAGACCCTGGAGCGCTACGGTCAGCGCACGCCGGAAGACTGGGTCGAGCGAAACGTCTACTCGCGCCACCGCATGTCGGGCATTGCGCTGATGGCCGTGCTCAATCTGGCGCTGTTCGGCGTGAATGGCATCTGGATCTGGGCGGTCCAGATGATGTGGATCCCGTTCTGGGCGGCCGGCGTGATCAACGGCATCGGTCACTATTTCGGCTACCGCAATTTCGAGTGTGCGGACAACGCCCGCAACATCAGCCCCTGGGGCCTGATCGTCGGCGGCGAGGAACTGCACAACAACCACCACACCTATCCCAATTCCGCCAAGCTGTCGCGGCGCTGGTACGAAGTGGACATCGGCTGGGGATACATCCGCCTGTTCCAGTTCTTCAAACTGGCCAAGCCCAAGGGCTACCGACCCATCGCGCACCGGGTGCCGGGCAAGCTGGATATGGATGTGGAAACCGTCCAGGCGATCGCCAACAACCGTTTCGACATCATGCGCCAGTACCGCAAGCGCGTGCTGGAGCCGGTGCTGCGTCAGCAGAAGACGGTGATGGAAGAGGACATCAAGCCGCTGTATCGGCGGGCGCGCAAACTGCTGTCACGGGAAGTGACCCTGATCCAGCCGCGCGACCAGAAACAGCTGGATTCCCTGCTGGAGCGCAACGCGGTACTGCGCCAGATCTACGACAAGAGCCACGAGCTGCAGGCCCTGTGGCGTCGCCGCGGCGTCAAGCCGCAGGACAAGCTGCACGCCCTGGCTCAATGGTGTCGTGAGGCGGAGGAGAGCGGCATCCGTTATCTCGAGGATTTCGCCGCGCACCTCAAGTCCTACGCCCTGCGTCCGGCCTAAGTCCGGGCGCGAGCACCCGGCGCGGGATCCCTGTGCCGGGCGTCACTTTCGCGTCACGGCACGCTTTCCATTCGGCTTTCTATTCGATGCGATACAGCCGGCAGCACACCTGACCGGCGGTTTTCTCGCGGTGCAGCGACCAGTGGGCCGGCACGCCCACGCCCGCCAGTTCCTTCTCGTGCTCCAGGTAGATCCAACTGCCCGGGCCCACCCAGCCGTTCTCATCAATCAGGGGCAGCAGGCGGCTGAGCCAGTCCTGGCGGAAGGGGGCATCCATCATCAGGATGTCCATCGGCGCCTCGGGGGCGCGCGCCAGGAACGCCGCCACATCCTCGCAGGCCACCTGGCCGGAGCGGCTTTTCAGCACGCCCAGGTTGTTGCGCAGGGCGTCTGTCAGGGCGCGGGTATGATCGACGAAGGTGACGTCGGCGGCGCCCCGCGACAGGGCCTCCAACCCCAGCACGCCGCTGCCGGCGAACAGGTCCAGGCAGCGGGCCCCGGGCACCACCGGCATCAACCAGTTGAACAGGGTTTCGCGCACCCGGGACGGAGTCGGACGCACCCCACCCATGGCGGGAAACGTCAGTCGCCGGCTGCGCCATTCGCCACCGATGATGCGGAGTTCGCCGGTCTCGACCGGTGCAGGGCGGCCACCGCGGCGGGCAGAGCCGGATTTTTGGGACGTTTTGCGAGGCATGGATTGGCCCGGTTAGCGATGTCTTGAATGACGCGGGCCGTCGCCCGGCGCGGCCCGAATGAAGCGCAGTGTACCCAAAAGCGGCGCCGGTTTGGACGATCCTTGGCCAGGCCGCTAGAATACGCCGTTCTGATGGCGTGCGCCGCCCATCGGCGCCGCCCCTTCGATGTCTCACCTTCTTGACCGACGGAACTGCAATATGATGGCAGAGTGGATTATGACGGGCCTGCTGGCCCTGCTGGTTCTTGTGTTTGTGGCGGAGCTTGTGGGCAAGCGTCGGAACCTCCCGCGCCCCAAGGCCGTTCCCCAGCGCAAACCGGAAGCCCAGCCCGGTGCCGAGCCTGTCGAGGCGGAGCCATCGCAGGACGCCAAAGCCCCGGTTGAGACCAAAGAGCCGCCCGTCGCCGAATCCCCGGCAGCGGCGGAACCCGAACCGGACGTTGAAACCAGGCCTGAAGCGGCTCCCGAGCCCGTCGAGGAGCCCGAGCCGGAAACCCAGGCCAGCGTGTTCCAGCGCATCAGGCAGGGCCTCGGTAAGACTCGTGCCAATCTGGGGTCCGGCCTGGCGGACCTGTTCTCGGCGGGCAAATCGGTGGACGAGGATCTGCTGGAAGAGATCGAGACCACCCTGCTGACCGCTGACGTGGGCATCACTGCCACCACCGAGATCATCGATTCGCTGACCGAAAAGCTCGAGCGCAAGCAGCTCAAGGACGGCGACGCGGTGCGCAAGGCGCTGAAGGACGAGCTGCGCGGCCTGCTGGCGGACAGCACCCAGCCGCTGACCATCGACGGCAGCAAGAAGCCCTACGTGATCCTCGTTGTCGGCGTCAACGGCGTGGGCAAGACCACCACCATCGGCAAGATGGCGCGCAAGTTCAAGGCTGAGGGCAAGTCGGTCATGCTGGCTGCCGGCGACACCTTCCGGGCGGCTGCAGTGGAACAGCTGCAGGTCTGGGGCGAACGTAACGATGTACCGGTCGTCGCCCAGCACACCGGGGCCGACAGCGCGTCGGTGATCTTCGACGCCGTGCAGTCGGCCCAGTCCCGCGGCACCGACGTGGTGATCGCCGACACCGCCGGGCGCCTGCAGAACAAGGACAACCTCATGAGCGAGCTGGAGAAGGTGGTTCGCGTCATGAAGAAGCTGGACGTCGAGACCCCGCACGAGGTGATGCTGGTACTGGATGCCGGAACCGGTCAGAATGCCCTCAGTCAGGCGCAGGTCTTCCAGCAGGCAGTCGGCGTGACCGGCGTGACCCTGACCAAGCTGGATGGTACGGCCAAGGGCGGCATCATCTTTGCGGTGGCCCGTCAGCTCAAGCTGCCGATCCGTTATATCGGCGTCGGCGAGCAGGCCGAGGATCTGCGTCCGTTTGAAGCCGAAGCCTTCGTCGAAGCCCTGTTCGACGAATAGGGCCCGCGCGGGAATTTGCCAGACAGGACGGACAGCCGTTGATCCAGTTTGAGAAAGTCAGCAAGCGCTATGAAGGGGGCCACACGGCCCTGCAAGGCGTCAGCTTTGAGATGGCCCGGGGCGAACTGGCGTTTCTCACCGGCCACTCCGGCGCCGGCAAGAGTACCCTGCTCAAGCTCATCACCCTGATGGAGCGGCCCAGCGCCGGCCACGTGATCGTCGGTGGCCAGCGTCTGAACGAACTGCCGCGCCGTCAGGTGCCCTTCGTGCGTCGCCATATCGGCGTTGTCTTCCAGAATCACCAGCTCCTGTTCGACCGTTCCGTGTTCGACAACGTTGCCATGCCGCTGGAAGTCACCGGCGTGCCGCACCGGGAGATCGGTCGTCGCGTGCGGGCGGCGCTGGACAAGGTGGGCCTGCTCAACAAGGAAAAGATGAACCCGATCCAGCTCTCCGGCGGGGAACAGCAGCGCGTGGGCATCGCCCGGGCCGTGGTCAACAAGCCGCCGCTGCTGCTGGCGGACGAGCCCACCGGTAACCTGGACCCGGAGCTGTCGGCGGACATCATGCACCTGTTCGAACAGTTCAGTCAGGTAGGCGTCACCGTGCTGATCGCCAGTCACGACATTGCCCTGATTCGCCATATGGGCCGCCGCGTGCTGACCCTGCGTCAGGGGGAGCTGAACGTCGGCGACCGCATGCCGTCCGAAGAGGTGCTGTATGGCGTCTGAACGTCGCAACCGCGGTGCCGCCGCCAGCCGGTCGCCCTGGCGTGAGCTGCTGGAAAGCTACGTCCTGCACCATCGCAAGACCGCCCGCGACAGCGCCCAGCGTCTGGTCCAGTCCCCCGTGGCCAGCGCGATGACCTGGCTGGTCATGGGCATTGCCCTGGCCCTGCCGGTGGGGCTCCTGCTGTTGCTGAGCAGCCTGCAGGGCGTCAGCGCCGGCTGGGAAAGCACCGCGCGGGTAACGGTCTATCTCGAGCAGTCCGCCACGCTGGAAGACCTGGACCGGCTGCGCGTCCGCGTGGCCAGCCGGGCGGACGTCACCGACGTCAGTGAAATCACCCGGGACGACGCCCTGGCCGAGTTTCGCGCCTCGTCCGGGCTGGCCGACGCCCTGGATTACCTGGACGAGAACCCCCTGCCGCACACCCTGCTGCTCACGCCCAGCGAAGGCATTCGCAACGAGGCCGGCATGGAACAGTTGATGGCGGCGCTCCAGAAGCTGGATAACGTCGCCCGGGTGCAGGTGGATCTGGGCTGGCTGCAGCGGCTCAATACGCTGACCGACCTGCTGGGGCGGGGCGTCTGGGCGCTGGGGCTGCTGCTCGCCGCGGCAGTGATCCTGGTGATCGGCAATACCATTCGTCTGGCCATCGAGAACCGCCGGGACGAGATTCTGGTGGCCAAGCTGGTCGGTGGCACCGACGCCTTTGTGCGTCGCCCCTTTCTCTATACGGGGATCTGGTATGGCCTGGGCGGCGGCATCATCGCTTTCATCCTGCTGCAGCTGACCCTTTGGTGGCTCAGCGGCCCGGTCCAGCGCCTGGCCAGCCTCTACCGCAGCGAATTTGAACTGTCCGGCCTGTCGTGGGACGGTACCCTGACGCTGCTGGTGGTGTCGGTCCTGCTGGGGTGGCTGGGGGCCTGGCTGGCGGTGAAGCGTCATCTGGATGCCATAGAACCCAGTCAGATTGAAGCAAGTCGTTGAGGCGTCGTTCAGAGGGGGCCGGTGATCCATCCGTTTCGGGTTCACCGTATGGCGTCTTCACCGTTCAATGGTAGACATTAGAGAGAAGGGAAGCCGTCAAACGCGCTTTTATTTTGTAACCGACAGCGTTTGATTTTGGGCTAACCTACTGAATTCAAAAGTTTCATCATGCGTTGATTGGAACTTTGCGGCGGCTTGGCGATCAAAACATTGATTGCTATATTAATGGGTCGCCACGTTGCGGAGGAAAAGCATGGGTACAAGCTTACAGCTGACAGATCGAATGGTTCCGGGTGCCAATCTTGAGGCCTACATTCAGGCCGCAGGCCGCATCCCGATGCTGTCCGCCGCAGAGGAAAAGGAACTGGCCGAGCGCCTGCACCAGGAAAACGACCTGGAAGCGGCCCGTCGCCTGGTCATGTCTCATCTGCGCTTTGTGGTTCACATTGCCCGCAGTTATTCCGGTTACGGGCTGGCCCAGTCCGACCTGATTCAGGAAGGTAACGTTGGCCTGATGAAGGCGGTCAAGCGCTTCAACCCGGAGTATGGCGTTCGCCTGGTGTCTTTTGCCGTGCACTGGATCAAGGCCGAGATTCACGAGTTCATCCTGCGCAACTGGCGCATCGTGAAAGTGGCCACCACCAAGGCGCAACGCAAGCTGTTCTTCAACCTGCGTAGCCAGAAGAAGCGTTTGGCGTGGTTGAATCAGGACGAACTCAAGGCAGTGGCCGCCGATCTGGGCGTCGAGCCCAAGGTGGTTCGCGAGATGGAAGGTCGTCTGGCCTCCCAGGACACGGCGTTCGATGGTCCGATGGACGATGACGACGACCACGCCTACCAGGCACCGGCCTATTATCTGGAGGATCGCCGCGGTGATCCGGCCCAGCAGCTGGAGCAGTCCGACTGGACCGAGGACTCCAACACGCGCCTGATGAACGCGCTGACCGGTCTGGACGAGCGCAGCCAGGATATCCTGCGCGAACGCTGGCTGACCGAGAGCAAGTCCACACTGCACGAGCTGGCGGACAAGTACGGCGTATCGGCTGAGCGGATTCGCCAGCTCGAAAAGAACGCCATGAAGAAGATCCGCATGCAGATGGGCGAGCCCGAGCCCGCCTGATCCGGCATTCCTGTCCGCGGTTGATCGAAACGCCACTGCCCGAAAGGTCAGTGGCGTTTTTGTTTTCCGGCTCCGGCAGGGGCGGCCGACTCCACAGCATGGTCCGGAATCCGCTATGATCCCGGTTATCCACTCGATCCGTGACGGCAAGATGTTATGAATCAACCGCATATCGCCTTTCTGGGGGTTGGCCTGATGGGGGCTCCGATGGTGGAGAACCTGCTGCAGGCCGGCTTCCCCATGACCCTGTGGAACCGCACCGCGAGCAAGTGCGAGCCGTTTGCCGCGCGCGCCGAGGTGGCGTCGACAGCGGCGAGCGCCGTGGCCGATGCCGACGTGGTGATCACCATGCTGGAGAATGGCCCGGCGGTGGACGCCGTGCTGGTGGAGCAGGGCGTGATCGACGCGCTGCGGCCGGATGCGGTCGTGATCGATATGAGCTCCGTACCGCCCTCACTGGCCCGCGAGCACGCGGCCCGTTGCGCAGCTGCCGGCGCCGGATACCTGGATGCTCCCGTCTCCGGTGGCACCGTCGGGGCCGAATCCGCCGCGCTCAGCATTATGGCGGGGGGCGAAGGCGCAGTGCTCGAGCGCGTCCGTGAGGTACTGGAGAGTCTGGGCAAGGTGACCCACATCGGCCCGGCCGGCAGCGGCCAACTGGCCAAGCTCGCCAACCAGGCCATCGTCGGCATCACCATCGGCGCCGTGTCCGAGGCCCTGCTTCTGGCGGCCCGGGGCGGCGCCGACCCTGCAGCCGTGCGCGAGGCGCTGATGGGCGGGTTTGCCGGCAGCCGCATCCTGGAGCTGCATGGCCAGCGCATGATCGATCGCCGGTTCGAACCCGGTGCGCCGTCCCGGATCCAGCTCAAGGACATGCGCATGATCCTCGATGAGGCCCGCGCCGAGGGGCTGACGCTGCCCCTGGCTCAGCGCACCCACGACGAGTACCAGGCGCTGCTGGCCAACGGCCAGGGAGAAGCGGACCACAGCGGCCTGCTGCTGGCCCTGGAACACCTCAACGGCGTCCGGATGACCGCCGCCGACCTGCCGCCGCGGGCCCAGGCCAACCGGGAGTAACATCATGCCGCGCTTTGCCGCCAACCTGACCATGCTGTACCCCGAGCACCCGTTCCTGGATCGTTTTGCCGCGGCTGCGGCGAATGGCTTCACGGGCGTTGAATACCTGTTTCCCTATCCCTGGCCGGCTGCCGAATTGCGCCAGCGACTCGACGACCACGGCCTGACCCAGGTGCTGTTCAACCTGCCGCCCGGGGACTGGGATGGCGGCGAACGCGGCATCGCCTGCCTGCCGGACCGGATCAACGAATTCCGCGAGGGCGTGGACCAGGCCCTTGAGTACGCCCGAGCCCTGGAGTGCCAACAGCTCAATTGCCTCGCGGGCATCCGACCCGACGGCCTGGCCGGCGACAAAGCCCGCCAGACGCTTGTGGACAACCTGCGCTGGGCGGCGCAGCGGCTGGCTCCGGACGGCATCACGCTGCTGGCGGAGGCGATCAACTCGACCGTGGACATGCCGGGATTCTTCCTCGACACGGCCGGGAAAACCCTGGCGGTGCTGGCGGAAACCGGCGAGCCCAACGTCGCTTTGCAGTATGATCTGTATCATATGCAGATCATGTCCGGGGATCTGGTGCGTTCGCTGCGTCAGTATTTACCGCAGGTGGGCCATGTCCAGTTCGCTGACAATCCCGGACGCCACGAACCGGGCACCGGGGAAATCAACTTTGATTTTATTTTCAAAGCATTGGACGAAATGGGGTACAGTGGCTGGGTGAGCGCCGAATACCACCCCAGCCGGGACACCCCGGACACCTTGGGGTGGCTGAGAGCGTCGCCATGAGCTGACCGTCGCCAATTGCGACACCCTCTTACAAGATGTTAACTGGCTGTTTAATGTAGCGGTTCGTACTCTGTAGCCAATCCATTCACGCATAGCGGGAGGCCTGACCGGTGAGAGCGCTGGTAATTGAAGACGATCACGATGTAGCAACCTATCTGGTCAAGGGACTCAAGGAGTCCGACTTCGTTGTCGATCACGCCGCCGATGGCAAGGATGGACTCATGCTGGCGGCCAGCGAAGATTACGACATCATGATCGTCGATCGCATGCTGCCGGGAATGGACGGTCTGAACATCATCAAGACCGTGCGGGCCACCGGAAACAGCGTGCCGGTGCTGATCCTCAGCGCCCTGGGCGACGTGGACGACCGCGTGGAAGGTCTGCGCGGCGGCGGCGACGATTACCTGACCAAGCCGTTCTCGTTCACCGAACTGCTGGCCCGGATCGACGCCCTGGTGCGTCGTAACCGCCAGTCGCCGGAAGCCGAGACGGTGCTGCGCGTGGCGGACCTGGAAATGGATCTGCTGGCGCGAACGGTCAAACGCTCCGGCCAGAACATCGACGTGCAGCCGCGGGAATTCCGGCTGCTGGAGTACCTGATGCGTAATGCGGGGCAGGTCGTCACCCGGACGATGCTGCTGGAGAAGGTGTGGGACTACCACTTCGATCCACAGACCAACGTGATCGATGTGCACATCAGCCGCCTGCGCGCAAAGATCGACAAGGAATTCGATACGCCGCTGCTGCAGACGGTTCGGGGCGCGGGATACATGTTGCGTGAAGATACTTAGTCAGCTTAAAACCTCCACGTTTCAGCTGGCACTGCTCTACATGGTGGTTTTTGCCACCTCGGTTTTCCTGTTGCTGGCGTTTATCTACTGGCGAACCGCCGGTTTCATGACCGAACAGACGGATGAAACCATCGAGGCGGAAATCGCCGGTCTGGCCGAGCAGTACCGGGGGCGTGGCATCAACGGCCTGATCACCATCATTCGCGAGCGGGTCTCCCGGGACCCGAACGCCAAGTCCCTCTATCTGCTGGCCACCGACGACTACCTCAAGCTGGCCGGCAACCTCAGTCACTGGCCGGAAGAAGCCCAGATCCAGAACGGCTGGATCAACTTCACGCTCGACGATGCCGTCGGCTGGGAAGGCTCCGAGCGCCTGGCCCGGGCGCGGGTGTTCGAGGTCCAGGGCGGCCTGCGCCTGCTGGTGGGCCGCGACGTCCAGGAGCTGACCACCCTCAAGCGCCTGATCGAGCGTGCCATCAACTGGGGCATGGGCATCACCCTGGCGCTGGCCCTGCTGGGCGGTTTCATGATGAGCCGCAGCACCACCAAGCGCATCGAAGTCATCAACGCCATTTCCCGGCGCATCATGAACGGCCATCTGTCCCTGCGGATCCCCACCCGCGGCACCAGCGACGATTTCGACCAGTTGGCCGAGAACCTCAACCAGATGCTCGACCGCATCGTCTACCTGATGGAAGGCATCCGCCACGTCTCCGACAGCATCGCCCACGATCTGCGCACGCCCCTGACGCGCCTGCGCAACCAGCTGGAGACCACGCTGCTGGCGGTGGACAACGACGAGGCCCGGGACCAGGCGGCCAAGGCCGTGACCGAGGCGGATCAGCTGCTCGCGACCTTCAACGCCCTGCTGCGCATTGCCCGTCTGGAAACCCGGGGCAACGCCGCCGACAAGACCGTGATCACTCTTGGTGAACTGGTGGCGGACGCCTGCGAGCTCTATGAAGCGGTGGCGGAAGACAAGGAGCAGACCTTCGAGCAGGCGATCCGCGAGGACGTGAAAATCGAGGGCGATCGCGACCTGCTGTTCCAGATGGTCTCCAACCTGATCGACAACGCCATCAAGTACACGCCGGAATCCGGGGACATCCGGGTGGCGGTGGATATTCAGGACGGCGATGCGGTGCTGGAAGTGGCGGACAGCGGTATCGGCATCCCCGACAGCGAGAAAGACAACGTCTTCCAGCGCTTTTACCGGGTCGGCAAGAGCCGATCATTGCCGGGCAACGGTTTGGGGCTGAGTCTGGTCAGTGCGGTTACCGAGATCCATCAGGGCCGTATCGAACTGAAGGACCGGCGCCCGGACGAGGAGGAATTTCCCGGCCTGTCCGTGAACGTTTTCCTGCCGCTGTATCGCCCCATCAAGCGCAAGGCGCTGCGGGCCCAGGAGCAGGCGGTGACGTCGGCGGACAGCGAGGAGAAAGAGCCGGAAGCCGCGTCGGCGCAGGACGACGACGCGCACCTGCGCCAGACGTAAGGGGCCTCTGATTGGCTCCTGTGTTTACGCCAGAATGTTATCAGGCCTGCGCCCGACCACGGACCCGTTTGATCAGGTGCTCGACGCGCCGGAACTGTGAGCCGTAGCGGGCCTGCAGGCTGTCCCATTCCCCTTCCAGATGCTTCTGCTCGGCCATGGCCAGGGCAATCAGGGTGTGGCGGTTCACCTTGCTGGTGACGCCGAAACGGTCGAGTTGGTAGCCCACCGCATCAAGTCCGTTCAGGGCTGTGTCCAAAAGCTTCTTGCTGTTCATTCAAGGCACCTCGTGTTCCCGTATGGGCTGAAAGCTGAGAATCCCATTATGTCGCAGGACTCTATGTTGGCCTACTAGAGTGCTCAACCTAAAACGCGCAAAAGTTCCCGAACGGCGCTTAACAAAGCGTAATTGCCCGGCCACTTGGGTGTAACCCCGGCTGTGTAAACTAGAAACTGTCGAGTAAGCAATACCGGACGCGGAACGCTCCGCTGACGGTATTGTTCCCTCCAGCACAGCGCTAGCCTTAACCCCGCCTTTTGCGGGGTTTTTTTATGTCCAGGGAAAAGGTTTGACGAGGTCGTTGCCGGCGGAGGCGCCATGCAGCCTGGCGGCAGCTCAAGAGCTGGTATTGCCAGAGATGGGAAGCCTTGCGGTGTAAGGCCTCTCAGTCACTCCGTATCCTGCACATACTCTATCGCCGTAATCACCCAGTAGGCCGTGCCGTTGGGCGTGTGCACCTCGGCCTCGTCGTCCACTTCCTTCTTGAGCAGGGCGCGGGCCATGGGCGTGTCGATGGAGATGTAGTCCTTGCGGTCGAAAATCTCGTCGTAGCCGACGATGCGGAAGCGGCGGGTGTCGCCATCCTCGCTTTCGACCGTAACCCAGGCGCCGAAGAACACGCGGCCTTCCTGTTCCGGGGCGTAGTCCACCACTTTCAGGTCCGACAGGGCCCGGCGCAGGTAGCGCACGCGCCGGTCGATCTCGCGCAGCAGTTTCTTGTTGTACTGGTAGTCGGCGTTCTCGCTGCGATCCCCCAGGCTGGCGGCCCACTGCACCTTGCGGGTGATCTCCGGGCGGTGTTCCCGCCACAGGTAGTCCAGTTCCTTCTGCAGGGCGTTGAAGCCCTCGCGGGTGATCAGTTTTGCGCGCATACCCTTTCGTATCCCGAGCGTTGTCGACCGGAGCCGTTGAAAACAGGCTCCAGTCTACCAGATCAGGCGCGGGCGCTTCCGGCGTCGGTGACCTCCAGGACCACCCGGTGGCCGCCGGGAGCCGGGTCGTTGCGATAGGTCCAGCCCAGGCGTTCGGTAAGCTGAGCGGTCAGTTGCAGCCCCAGACCGAAGCCCAGGTCGTCGTTGGCCTCCTCGTCACTGGCCTGGTGGTTGTCGATGTGCACGGTGTGCCCGTGCTGGCGGATGCTGACCTCGCCCGCCCAGGTGTGCTGGAAGGCGTTGCGGATCAGGTTGCCGATGACCACCCGGGCGGCCACGTCCGGCAGCGCCACCGTGGCCGGATCGGTCTGCACGTCCAGGGTCACGTCCTTGTCCCGCAGCAGGTAACGGTGCTCGCTGACCAGCTCCTGAATCAGGTGATCCAGGGCGACGCTGCGTGTCGGCAGGTTGTCCGGCTCCTCCCGGCTCAGCCACAGCAGGGTCTCGGTCAAATGCTTCATGGTCAGGCTGGCGCGGTCCACCCGGTCGATGATGGACGCCAGGATGCTGTCCGCCGCCGCGGCCTGCTCCGGCGGCAGCGAGCGAATCAGCTCGACGTTGTTGCGGATCACGCTGATCGGCGTGCGCAGCTCGTGACTGGTGTGGCGCAGGAAGCGATGCTCCCGCTCCAGGCTGTCTTCCAGGGATGACAGGCTGGAGCGGACCAGTCCCGCCAGCTCGTTGAGTTCGGGATAGCGGAAGTCGGGCAGGGGATCGCGCAGGTTGCCGGTCTCAAGGCCGTGGGCCCATTCGCCCAGCCGCGCCACCGGTTTGGCGACCCGGCGCATGACCAGCCAGATCACCGCGGCCAGCGCCAGCGCGGAGCCGATGCTGATGATCAACAGTGCGTTGAGATTGTTGTGGATGGTGTCTTCCACCAGATCCGAGACCTGCTTGCGGGAAATCGCGTGGCTGATAAACAGGTCGCCTCCGTCCGACTGGAAACGCATGGCGAAATAGAGCCGGCCACGATGACCGTCCTGGCCCTCGGTATGCTGTTTGGCCAGGGTGGCGGGCCCATGGGGCGGCTGGGGTAGCGCACGGCGTACCGCTTCCGGTTGTTCCTGCCAGGACGAGGTCACCGTAAACGGGCCCACGTCCGGCTGGACCGTGCCGCCGGCCCGCTGGTCTTCGTAGCGTTCTACCGCGCGCTCCAGGGC from Marinobacter bohaiensis encodes:
- a CDS encoding sensor histidine kinase, with the translated sequence MIRQIRLKWQLAAIFLGLGALLVGGYSLLAAHYFMLGMDSTMVGALERAVERYEDQRAGGTVQPDVGPFTVTSSWQEQPEAVRRALPQPPHGPATLAKQHTEGQDGHRGRLYFAMRFQSDGGDLFISHAISRKQVSDLVEDTIHNNLNALLIISIGSALALAAVIWLVMRRVAKPVARLGEWAHGLETGNLRDPLPDFRYPELNELAGLVRSSLSSLEDSLEREHRFLRHTSHELRTPISVIRNNVELIRSLPPEQAAAADSILASIIDRVDRASLTMKHLTETLLWLSREEPDNLPTRSVALDHLIQELVSEHRYLLRDKDVTLDVQTDPATVALPDVAARVVIGNLIRNAFQHTWAGEVSIRQHGHTVHIDNHQASDEEANDDLGFGLGLQLTAQLTERLGWTYRNDPAPGGHRVVLEVTDAGSARA